Part of the Salarias fasciatus chromosome 23 unlocalized genomic scaffold, fSalaFa1.1 super_scaffold_20, whole genome shotgun sequence genome, AGAAGCTTCGCTGCCGCCGAACGTGAGATGGAAGATggagtgaagagcagcagactgaaaactACAGCGCATGGAGACGAGGACGGCGGCAGAGGAGCAGTGAATTCACACACAGCGGACGGAAACATGACGGCGCATGCAAAGGGAGAACGCCGCTCCggggaacacacactcacacactctttcaGAGGCCCGAGAGAACTCACTGTGTGAGTGACAAGTCCGGGAGCCGCTGGAAGCTGCAGGCTGTCCAAGGGGAGGGGCTTGGACAGTTTAGAGGGCGACGGActcagtgtacacacacactgatagaacgcaagtgcacacacacacacacatacacacagaaaggtcAACGTCAGATCAGAGACAACAGCAAAGAAGAAggacagagggagaaaagagagaaagggaaaTGAAAAACAGGTGTGAAAACGGAGAAAAGGAAGTCACAGGATAGAAACAGAGGCAGGACGGGGGGCATCCTGTTACctgagagggaggggaggtggagaaggaggtggTGCACACCTCCTGGGAGTCCTGGACTCCTGCAAACGGCCCTCCATCCTCATCATCCggagctctacacacacacacacacacacacacacacgagaggcAGGTGTAACTTAAACATACTTGAAATCTAAAGAGAAATAAGCCACACCCCTCCACCGTGTGTGTTTAAACGCTGCGCACACTTGACCGGAGCCGTGAGCAAACAGTTCTAAACTCAAAGCCAAGCGCCTGCTGTCAGAACTCTGCCGACTCACCTGTAGTTGCAGGGCTGGCCCATGTTTGCGGGACGCTGCCCACCGCAGGGAGGATCCACGAAATGATCCACGATGATCCCCATGATGGGAGCCGACCTTTCAAACTGCCTGCAGGGGGCAACATTCAGCCAGTTAACGCACGGGCAGATCCACTGGTGGTTCCTTTGCAGAAGATTTAAAAGGCATCTGTTTGTCCCAGTTACCTGTTGGACATGAAAGCCAGGTTGGTGCGGTAGGCACACGAGAGCGTGACGGTGCCCACAGGAGTGCCGACCACTCCGACGCGCACCGTCTgaaaacctggaaaacacagaaacgtCCTTATCAGGTTTCAGCAGAGTCAAAGAGAAAAAGTAAATCCACtgggctgctgtgctgcagttACCTTCTCCTAAGCCGTTCAGCTGGACTTCCCCGAAGTAGATCCTGAAAGGAAGAGTGATGGAAATAAGGGGACTGCGTACAACACGTCGTACATTCTGAGAAAGAGCCAAACAAACAGCTCAGGTCACCTGTACAAAATGACGTAGTCGTGGCCCTGCTTCCTGGACAGTTTATAGGCAGGCGTTACTCTGGTGATGGCCAGCAGAGACttcaggaggacagacagacgaTTATAAACGGTGTAGGACACCTTGATGTCCTTATCGCACCTGaagcacaaacagaaaacacagtgactCGTCAGAATCCTGCGGAACAGGGCTATTTCAAACAACAAGTCAACTTCAGGAAGAAATACTGCTCATGTACTCAGAAGGAAACGGCTACGAGAGTCTGCTGTGGATTAAAATGTGGCAAATGTTTCCAGCAGGATGTGGATGGGCTGCGTTGGTCTTCACAATAAAGGAGAGGATGAAGCCTTTCTGCATTAAAATTCAACtcacttttcattcatttccaaGCACCATGTTTCTAACTCCATCGAGTCGccctgaggaggacagacaaacagaagaatcaGCAGAGCTTCACCGTTTCATCCAAAAATCCTCTCATAACCCGGCTGGAGACAGACGGAGCAGTCATAAAGCCTCTGTCGTTGGAACGGTTTGGGGAGTTACGGACTGTTTTCCagattcatgaaaacaaaacccatacaGCTATTCAGAATTTTTGATGTACCTCTGATGTCTTCAGGGAGATCTCAACACACATGGAGCGTCCGATGCCGGGGAGCTGGCCGGCCAGTGCCTTCTTCGCTTCATGAGTGACCTCTGGAATGTCTTTGATGGCCAAATTAAACTGGAGGAAATGAGCATAATGACAACAGTTATTTTTACAAAGAATTCTACATATGTGTGAGAAAATATAGTGAAAATTAAAAGCAAGCATTAGTTATACGTTAAGAACCAGACTGTTACCCAATCAGAGCCAGTCGGGGATGACGATGAGCGTGTGCAGATTTTCTCACCGAGGCGAGCTTGGACTATCACCTGGACAGTctgcagatgaaaataaaagcagcaacATAAAAAATAGGCTTCTGAACCTGGTATATTTTAGCTTTCACGCAGAATGGCCTGAACAAAAAGCACCTCCATTAAGGTGCCATCAGATCAGCCACAGCAGTTTCTTACCTTCAGTGCAAAGAACTTAATAAATTTGTCTAAATCTTTTTTATCCTGGGGGCTGAGGTCACTGTCCATGTTGCCACGACCTGCAATTACATGGAACATCCTGTGAGGAATGTCTAAAATTATATTACAATCACAATGTTTCAGTGAAACTAAATAATTAAAGGGTGGGAACATTTTTGAGATGTGCTACTGCCATTAAATTCAAAATTACCCAGTGCTTTTCCTCACAATAATGCCATGTCGAGATAGGTGTGCATAGATCATTTATTTTGTGCATATGCATTCATAGAACGTagatttatgtatttatattgATTACTTACAAGGGGCTTATAAATAGTGTatatttgtgcatgtgtgtatgtacgTATGCACAGATTGGAAAATTCCAACAAATATAGTTTTTTAGATATATCTGTCGTTTGTATTTAGTATCTTTGTTCTGATATCTCTgtaatgaaacaatgaaaataaacatgaacagcaggacgatatgaaaaaaaatacacaaataaaaacaaggtCGTGATAGGAGCAACCCTGATAACACGTGTGGTGCTTAATTTATCACTTTATACCTGGAAGCAACAGCAAACATAACAGAAAGGTTGTCTATAGATGTtataaagagaaaacacagtttaGCTGAGCTGTTTACAGTCCAGATAGGAAGTGTCTGTGAGGCTAGGTAGCAAAGTGGGCCTCCACGTTGACATCAAACTGTCTGCATTGGATTCCGAGGTCATTTCAACCAACACGACACTGACAGCGACCCACGACACTCAAATCTTACGCTATAAATACACACTGCGAGGTGTTTTCTCGTATGATCTTCAATATTCAACTAAACGGGGAGACTCGCGTTAGCCTGTGGCTAATGCTAGCCAGCTGGCCAAACAGCGCACGCCTGAACAACTGCACAAAACAGCGGTACTCACATCAGCTGTTCACCAAACGACGAGGGTTTCAGTTAGATGAAGATGAGCTCAGTTTAGATGACACAACAGCGCCGCGAGGCATAAACATATGTACGTTTAATTCAGACGTGAAGAACGTAAACAGACACTTCTGTGTTTATCTTCCCCATGTCGACGTGTTTGGATAGCAGCAGGTTAGCACACGCACTTTCCTGTCATTTGGCTGCAAAAGTATGTCAAACGAAATACCAAGAAAATTCTTTAAAGTGTCccttcataaaataaaatcttatATTTAATGACAAGAAAATCCAACTCGCGCTtgattttgaaataaatgacatttaGAACATgccaagattttttttaaaaatctgtgtcGAATCTGCGCCTCCGGTTCACGCTCCATGTTTTcgaggtttgtttttgttgatccACAACAGCACTTCTCGAAAGGTATGAATTTTAGTCTTAATAACTTAATAACGCGTATGCAGCCGCGTATGCTCTCCGTTTGCTTTCGAGTTGCCCTGCAAGATGTATCTCACGAGTTATGTGCTGAAACAATTATCACTTTTGCTGAAATAAGCTGCGATTTAAGGCAATGTGATGCTAGCTAGCGCAGTAGCTGGACTGGAGCCAGTTGCAGTAAGAATAGTTTAATTGTTTAGAGATTCACAGAGTAAGCCCAAACTGCCGTGAATCACAAGTGATGCAAATTATCCAAATCATTTGTGTTAAAATGAATGCCATTGGAAAGCacgtgttttccctgtgatacatttttttttactattataTCACTTCTTTCCACCACGTTTTCAAATATCCCTTTGTAAAGATTAAAATGCTTGAACATCTTTCAAAAACCGATGGAAGTTTATTGATTAGTTTATGTAAAAACTGATCCAGGTGATATGGATGcctgtgtgtaaatgttttgtCCTCCTCAGCATGGCCATTCCCATTGCCATCCTGGACTGTGACCTCCTCTTACATGGTCGGGGACACAAGACCCTGGACCGCTTCGATCTGGACTCGGTGTCCGATGAGTTCCTCCTCACTCAGTTTGGCTTTCCTCGAGAGTTTATTCTCTACCTGGTGGAGCTACTCAGAGAGGTGCGGAAAACACGTCACTGCAAAAAttcacacagtgaaataaaCCGTGATACCAATAGTCCAATCATGAGCATggaaaaagtcaaaggtcacgAGGCCTTTGTGACATTCACATCGCAACGAGTCTTTTAATCTTGGTTGTTTTCCCTTTCCTTTCCTTGCGTCAGGCTCTGTGTCGACGGACCCAGCGGTCCAGAGCCATCAGTCCTGAAGTTCAGGTGTTGGCCGCGTTGGGCTTCTACACATCCGGGTCGTTCCAGACCTCAATGGGGGACACGATCGGGATCAGCCAGGCGTCCATGTCGAGATGTGTGTCCAATGTGACAAGAGCGCTGGTGGAAAAAGCTCCACAGTTCATCACTTTCAACAGGTAGAATCCAGTGTCTTTGTTATAGACGATATTAACAAGAAGTGGAGAAATTAAATGAGTAATTATCATGTCTTTCAAACAGGGATCCCTCCTACAAGGAGGAGTCCTCTCTGGAGTTTCAGAGAGTTGCAGGATTTCCACAGGTTCTGGGGGTGTTGGACTGTGTTCAGGTGAATTACACAACATGTTCATGCGTGTGCCGCTGTCAGTTTCTGAAAGAGATGACATGCCACGCCCTCTTCTTCCCCAGGTTGCCATCAAAGCTCCGAACAGCGAAGACTCGTCGTATGTGAACACGAGGGGCTTTCACTCCGTGGCCTGCCAGCTGGTCTGTGACGCCAGAGGCTTGTTGCTGAGCGCGGAAACGCACTGGCCGGGCGGGCTCCAGGACACCGTCGTTCTGGAACGATCTGCTCTGTACGAACAGCTGCAGGACACCACGGAGGGCTGGCTGCTGGGTGAGACGGTCGACCAGCAACAAATCAACCCGCTTCAGGAGTGGGAAAATCCCCAGCTTGTGTTCTGATTGTAACATATTGATCAATTTGGGCAGAGGGAATGTGACTGACAGCGTTTCTCTCGCAGGCGACGGCCGTTACCCTTTAAAGAGGTGGCTGATGACGCCGGTGGACTCCCCGGAGTCTCCTGCGGAGCTCCAGTATAACCTGGCCCACACCGTCACGCATGAGATCGTCGACAGGACCTTCCGAGCCATCCAGACCAGATTCAGATGTTTAGACAGCAGCAAAGGATACCTGCAGgtcgtccacacacacacaaacctggaGCAGTAATAGTGACGGAGGACAACAGGTTCACTgctcttctcctctgcacagTATTCTCCAGAGAGGAGTTCGTCCATCCTGCTGGCGTGCTGCGTCCTCCACAACGCCTCGCTGCAGCTGGGGTTAGACGCCTGGACTCTGGAGAGGACGGAGCCCCTCGTGCAGCCCAAGAGCCTCAACCAGAGACCCGAGGACCGCGACAGCCAGGCCGAGGAGCTCCGGCGGCAGCTGATACTCAAACACTTCAGCTGAACCCGAGCGTCGGCGCGGGAATCCTTCCGGAGTCCCGTCTGAAGCAAGAGAAACCCTCGGACACTCTGGTGCTGATGcagttttttaatattttgctgGTTTCTACTCTACGGACTATACTACGGTAACATAGTTATATATGGAGTAACATGCAAGACGCTATACAACAACAAacccagacaacatcacgtccCAACACACTTCAAATGACTCGACTCCCAGGACAGAGCTTCATTATTCCCtcagaacattcagacattataTCGAAGCGGGAAAAATCAAGCACCTCCTGGTGTTTTACAGCTCTTCAAACTGTGTGGAAACAAGTGGAAAAAGTCACAATCCCTCCCCAGAAATCCGCCCGCGTCCCCAAGAAGTATTCCACAGGTTAAAGTCTCGGATCATGTCACAATacgaaagaaaaacaaatccctTATTTACAAGATCGGCAcattacatctttttttttttttttctccttcctttatGTACACTGGTGAATTCTGGGTAAAAATGGCAGGATAACTGTGCAACGGGCTGCAgtcttgtgtttgtgtacatGAAATTATCCAGGTATGAGTtacaaaaagtctttttttttcaaggtttaaaaaagttttgcaACTgggtgaataaaaaaaaaaaaaactttcattttgaaggCCTTATGTGACGTTTatgggtttttgttttcctcacatTGTCGGAATAGTGGTGATAAAACTAAAATTGCTgtcattaggaaaaaaaaacaaaa contains:
- the atg13 gene encoding autophagy-related protein 13 isoform X1, which codes for MDSDLSPQDKKDLDKFIKFFALKTVQVIVQARLGEKICTRSSSSPTGSDWFNLAIKDIPEVTHEAKKALAGQLPGIGRSMCVEISLKTSEGDSMELETWCLEMNEKCDKDIKVSYTVYNRLSVLLKSLLAITRVTPAYKLSRKQGHDYVILYRIYFGEVQLNGLGEGFQTVRVGVVGTPVGTVTLSCAYRTNLAFMSNRQFERSAPIMGIIVDHFVDPPCGGQRPANMGQPCNYRAPDDEDGGPFAGVQDSQEVCTTSFSTSPPSQCVCTLSPSPSKLSKPLPLDSLQLPAAPGLVTHTLYASRLSYQPPAPVGAAELCPPAANPNQVLHAGKEGGVASAPVPPQPAADAHLAVEQAPNTPSSSGEDDGLSQSGEGRRDDGRRSVSPSDPIDFLNTFTRKVGAFVNKPSTQITAGSLDVPFAAIIPRILESDDSDPLVRPPESPPCPSPLQASLHSESSEGSGQQDDFVMVDFRPAFSKDDLLPMDLGTFYREFQNPPQLTSLSLNVSSQSMAEDLDSLPEKLRVYEKNIDEFDAFVDMLQ
- the atg13 gene encoding autophagy-related protein 13 isoform X3; this encodes MDSDLSPQDKKDLDKFIKFFALKTVQVIVQARLGEKICTRSSSSPTGSDWFNLAIKDIPEVTHEAKKALAGQLPGIGRSMCVEISLKTSEGDSMELETWCLEMNEKCDKDIKVSYTVYNRLSVLLKSLLAITRVTPAYKLSRKQGHDYVILYRIYFGEVQLNGLGEGFQTVRVGVVGTPVGTVTLSCAYRTNLAFMSNRQFERSAPIMGIIVDHFVDPPCGGQRPANMGQPCNYRAPDDEDGGPFAGVQDSQEVCTTSFSTSPPSQCVCTLSPSPSKLSKPLPLDSLQLPAAPGLVTHTLYASRLSYQPPAPVGAAELCPPAANPNQVLHAGKEGGVASAPVPPQPAADAHLAVEQAPNTPSSSGEDDGLSQSGEGRRDDGRRSVSPSDPIDFLNTFTRKVGAFVNKPSTQITAGSLDVPFAAIIPRILESDDSDPLRPAFSKDDLLPMDLGTFYREFQNPPQLTSLSLNVSSQSMAEDLDSLPEKLRVYEKNIDEFDAFVDMLQ
- the harbi1 gene encoding putative nuclease HARBI1 translates to MAIPIAILDCDLLLHGRGHKTLDRFDLDSVSDEFLLTQFGFPREFILYLVELLREALCRRTQRSRAISPEVQVLAALGFYTSGSFQTSMGDTIGISQASMSRCVSNVTRALVEKAPQFITFNRDPSYKEESSLEFQRVAGFPQVLGVLDCVQVAIKAPNSEDSSYVNTRGFHSVACQLVCDARGLLLSAETHWPGGLQDTVVLERSALYEQLQDTTEGWLLGDGRYPLKRWLMTPVDSPESPAELQYNLAHTVTHEIVDRTFRAIQTRFRCLDSSKGYLQYSPERSSSILLACCVLHNASLQLGLDAWTLERTEPLVQPKSLNQRPEDRDSQAEELRRQLILKHFS
- the atg13 gene encoding autophagy-related protein 13 isoform X2, whose amino-acid sequence is MDSDLSPQDKKDLDKFIKFFALKTVQVIVQARLGEKICTRSSSSPTGSDWFNLAIKDIPEVTHEAKKALAGQLPGIGRSMCVEISLKTSEGDSMELETWCLEMNEKCDKDIKVSYTVYNRLSVLLKSLLAITRVTPAYKLSRKQGHDYVILYRIYFGEVQLNGLGEGFQTVRVGVVGTPVGTVTLSCAYRTNLAFMSNRQFERSAPIMGIIVDHFVDPPCGGQRPANMGQPCNYRAPDDEDGGPFAGVQDSQEVCTTSFSTSPPSQLYASRLSYQPPAPVGAAELCPPAANPNQVLHAGKEGGVASAPVPPQPAADAHLAVEQAPNTPSSSGEDDGLSQSGEGRRDDGRRSVSPSDPIDFLNTFTRKVGAFVNKPSTQITAGSLDVPFAAIIPRILESDDSDPLVRPPESPPCPSPLQASLHSESSEGSGQQDDFVMVDFRPAFSKDDLLPMDLGTFYREFQNPPQLTSLSLNVSSQSMAEDLDSLPEKLRVYEKNIDEFDAFVDMLQ